Within Sphingomonas piscis, the genomic segment AGCCCCACCACGACGGTGCTGAACCAAGGGGAATATGCGATCAACCCGCCGGGCGTCTGGCACACCGCTGATGCGGACGGGCCGGTGACTGCCCTGTTCATAACCCCTGGCGAGGGCACGACCCACAAGGCCAGGGAGGGGAATGGTGCTGCCGGTGAGGATTGAACTCACGACCTCAGCCTTACCAAGGATGCGCTCTACCACTGAGCTACGGCAGCAATTTCCCGGAGGGTGGCGCGCCTATGGCGGTCACGGCCTCGCACTGTCAAGCCAAAGCCGGTGAAGCCGAAGGATGAAAAAGCCGAGCGGCTCGCGGCGGCGCTGCGCGAGAACCTCCGGCGGCGGAAGGCGCAGGCGCGGCAGTTGAACGAGGCTGACCCGCAGCCCGATCAGGAATAGTCGGGCTCCAGCAGTCCTTCGATGACATGGTGCTGGATCACCGTCTCGAGGTCGTCCGTCACCCGGTAGGTCAGGTGATCGCGCACCTGCGGCGGCAGACTGTCGAGGTAAGCACGGGTGACCTGAAGGTCATGGTGGTGGGCGTTGGTGGCGTCGGGCGCATCGACGCCGATCACCAGAACCGGCCGAGCTTCGTTCGATCGGTTGGCAGTGCCGCGGTGGATGGTAAGCGCCGAACGGGCCGAGATGTCGCCGCGCTGCGGCATCTTCTGAACCGCCCGGTCGATATAGCGGCCCCACAAGCTCTTGTCCGGGAACATGCCGTCCTTGGCGTCCGGAATTGCGTCCCACTGCGTACCGGGCGCGATCTCGAAGGGGCCATGCTCGGGCCGCGTGTCGATGCAGGTGAGATTGAAGGCCAGACTGTTCAGCCGACGCCCTGTCAGCGTCGCCTCGGGCGCGCGAAAGTCGCGGTGCCACGGCTGGTCCTGCGCGCCGGGGAAGGGGATGTCGAAGCCGACTTCGACGATCTTGTAGTCGGGCCCGAGCACGGCCTCGCACACCGCCATGAACCAGGGGTGCGTCGCAATGTCGACGAAGCCGCTGATCCGCTCGGGATGACATTCGACATAGAAGCGCTGGGGGCCGCGGGGGAGCGCGCCGCCGGGCGTCGCCTGAGCTTCCTCGAACAGCGCCATGATCTCGCGTCCGAGATTGTCCGCCCATTGCGTGCTGTAGGCGCCTTTGCAGGCAATGATCCCGTCGCCGTACAAGCCTCCCATGATGGAGGCGACGTCAAACTGCGCTTCGTCACTCACGTGCGGCTCCTTGCGGTCGAAAGCTGCTTGCCTTGATCCTACCGATCCGCTTGGAACGCCTCAAATGCGCTTCTTTTCCGACAACGCCGCTGCCGCCCATCCGGCGGTGATCGACGCGATCGCCGAATCGAACCGGCTCGACACCGCTTACGACGGCGATTCATGGAGCCAGTGCCTGGACGCAGCCTTTTCGGAGCTGTTCGAAACCGACGTGCGCGCATTATGGGTGGCGACGGGGACGGCCGCCAACTGCCTGGCCCTGGCGACGTTATGCCCATCCTACGGCGCCATACTATGTCATCGGGATGCGCATATCGAGAATGACGAGGCGGGGGCGCCGGCGCTGTTTACGGGCGGCGCCAAGCTGACCCTGCTCGACGGCGAAGGTGCGAAGCTCCTCCCGGAAACGGTCGAGGCGGCCTGCGCCCGGGTGCGCAAGGATGTGCATCAGGTCCAGCCGCGGGCGCTGTCGATTACCAATGCGACGGAATATGGCCTGTCTTACCGAGCTTCGGAGGTCGCTGCGATCGGCGACGCGGCCCGGCGACATGGGCTTGGCCTCCACATGGACGGTGCCCGCTTCGCTAATGCCGTGGCGTTTACTGGCGAAAGCCCGGCAAACCTGACCTGGCGCGCAGGCGTGGACGCGTTGAGCTTCGGCTTCGTCAAGAACGGCGGGCTTAATGCCGAGGCGCTGATCTTCTTCCGGCGCGAATTGGCGGACGAGGCGGTGGTCATGCGCAAGCGGTCGGGCCACCTTTTCTCCAAGGGCAGAAGC encodes:
- a CDS encoding threonine aldolase family protein, producing the protein MRFFSDNAAAAHPAVIDAIAESNRLDTAYDGDSWSQCLDAAFSELFETDVRALWVATGTAANCLALATLCPSYGAILCHRDAHIENDEAGAPALFTGGAKLTLLDGEGAKLLPETVEAACARVRKDVHQVQPRALSITNATEYGLSYRASEVAAIGDAARRHGLGLHMDGARFANAVAFTGESPANLTWRAGVDALSFGFVKNGGLNAEALIFFRRELADEAVVMRKRSGHLFSKGRSLAAQLLAMLDGDLWMENGRKANAAAQRMATAAPDRLVHPVEANEVFLRMTSDEAAALRAQGFDFYDWGVGEIRLVTSWNSDDTAVAKLSAAIASL
- a CDS encoding phytanoyl-CoA dioxygenase family protein; this translates as MSDEAQFDVASIMGGLYGDGIIACKGAYSTQWADNLGREIMALFEEAQATPGGALPRGPQRFYVECHPERISGFVDIATHPWFMAVCEAVLGPDYKIVEVGFDIPFPGAQDQPWHRDFRAPEATLTGRRLNSLAFNLTCIDTRPEHGPFEIAPGTQWDAIPDAKDGMFPDKSLWGRYIDRAVQKMPQRGDISARSALTIHRGTANRSNEARPVLVIGVDAPDATNAHHHDLQVTRAYLDSLPPQVRDHLTYRVTDDLETVIQHHVIEGLLEPDYS